The following coding sequences lie in one bacterium genomic window:
- a CDS encoding GspH/FimT family pseudopilin → MIYNSKFKIQNSKFTGYTLLEIMVVVSILGIALAVITPNMLGRARRTSLESSLSALAGDMKKARAEAMSFGTRTVLLTVGSETSGPEDLDQDGRKEEHYICFIDNDRNGAFTLNVDQVLYKKNWGNVEVGINTLSPIIFLPQGTIVPNGQAPRALNIKFPNYKSEYSLELLSILGMTRIVRIRL, encoded by the coding sequence ATGATTTATAATTCAAAATTCAAAATTCAAAATTCAAAATTTACCGGGTATACCCTATTAGAAATTATGGTGGTTGTTTCTATACTGGGAATAGCCCTTGCTGTGATTACCCCAAATATGCTGGGAAGGGCCAGGAGGACAAGCCTGGAATCCTCCCTTTCAGCCTTAGCCGGTGATATGAAAAAGGCAAGGGCAGAGGCAATGTCTTTTGGAACAAGGACAGTCCTCCTGACCGTTGGCTCAGAAACCTCAGGACCAGAAGACCTTGATCAGGATGGAAGAAAAGAGGAGCATTACATCTGCTTTATTGACAATGATCGAAATGGAGCATTTACCCTTAATGTTGATCAGGTTTTATACAAGAAGAACTGGGGTAATGTTGAGGTAGGAATAAATACCCTATCGCCGATTATCTTTCTTCCCCAGGGAACCATAGTTCCTAATGGACAAGCGCCACGGGCTTTAAATATAAAATTTCCTAACTACAAGTCTGAATATTCCCTTGAGCTTTTATCAATCCTTGGAATGACAAGGATTGTAAGAATAAGATTATGA